CAAATTGAAGGGTTATGATACATTGCTTTTGCCTAGTGTTGATCATGCGGGAATCGCGACTCAAGCAAAAGTTGAAGAAAATTTAGCAAAACAAAATCTTTCAAAATTTGATCTTGGAAGAGAAAAATTCATTCAAAAATGCTATCAGTGAAAGGAAAAACAATACTTAAAAATCAAAGAGCAATGATACAAATTAGGAATTTGTTATGATTTTTCAAAGGAAAGGTTCACACTTGATGAAAAAGCTCAAATTGCTGTAAGCCATTTTTTTGTCAAATTATGAGAAAAAAATCTAATTTATCGCGGTGAAAAAGCGATAAATTGGGACATTAAATTGCAAACAGCAATTTCAAATATTGAGGTGATTAACAAGCCTGTTGAACAAAAAATGTACTATTTAAAGTATTTTTTGGAAAATTCTCATAAATTTGTAATAGTTGCTACCACAAGAATTGAGACTATAAGTTCTGATGTTGCTCTCGCTATAAATCCAAAAGATAAAAGATATTCGCACTTAATTGGTAAAAAAGCTATAAATCCTTTAACAAAAAAATTAATAGAAATTATTGGCGATTCTAACGTAAGCGTTGATTTTGGATCCGGAATAATGAAAGTATCAGCTCACTCAATTATTGACTTTGAAATTATGGAAAAACATAATCTAGATGCAAAAGATTGCATTGATAATTTTGGTAATTTAAATGAAAATGTGCCTGAATTTAAAGGTGTAAATCGTTTTTTAGCTCGCGATTTAATCGCAAAAAAACTTGAAAAAGAGGAACTTTTAGTAAAAATAGAAACCGTTATTTCCAATGTTGGTTTTTCGCAACGAAGTAATGAAATTATAGAAATTCTTAAAAAACCACAGTGATTCTTAAAAATGGACAAACTATCACAAAGTTTAGTTTCCCACCTAGATTCAAAAGATAAAATTCGCTTTTACCCACAAAATTTTGAAAAAAATCTCAAAAAATGATTCGAAAAAATCCATGACTGAACACTTTCACGTCAGCTTTGGTGAGGCCACAGAATTCCTGTTTGATACAAAAATAACCAATTTAAAGTACAAATTAATTCTCCTGGACCAGGCTGAATTCAGGATGAAGATGTACTTGATACTTGATTTTCTTCGGGAATTAGCGCTTTTGCTTTTTTGGGTTGACCACAAAATTATGAACTAATTAAGAGCTATTTTCCAACTAGTTTGCTTGTAACAGGTTGAGATATTTTGTTTTTTTGAGTAGCAAGGATGTATTTTTCTTCGCTTTTTGCAATGGGAGAAAAGCCTTTTAACAAAGTTTTGTTGCACGGCCTAATTCGGGATGAACAAGGCAGAAAAATGTCAAAATCACTTGGAAATGGTCTGGATCCGATGGAAATAATTGAAAAATATGGTTCTGATGCTTTAAGACAAACTCTAATTTTTAACTCTAGTCCCGGAAAAGACATTCGATTTAGCCTAGAAAAATTAAATTCAGCTTGAAATCTAAACAACAAACTTTGAAATATAGCAAAATATATCGCGAATTTAGATAATTCCTTTGCAAAGCCAGACTTTATTGATCTTTGAATGGAAAATAAGATTCACAATTTAAAGCATGAAATTGCTAAAAATATAAAAAAATATAATTTTAGTATAATTGGAACGGAAATAAATAATTTTATTTACGGAGAATTTTCATCACGTTATGTTGAATTAATTAAAACCCGTAAAAACGGGTTTTATGCTCGAAAGTTGCTAAAAAAAATCTTGATTATTTTGCACCCTTTCATTCCCTTCTTAACAGATTTTTTAATTGAAAAAATTTTCAAAATAGAACTTTTAGAGCAAAAAATGCCTAGAATTAAAAGTTTTAAAAACAGTGAACAAGTAGAAAATATCCTTGAAATCATAGATAGTTTGCGAGCGCAAAGAGAAAAATTCCAAATTTCTAAAAAACTAATTTTAGAATATTGCATAATAGACAAAAATTTTACAAAAGATGAAATTAATATAATAAATAAGTTAACATTTGGAAAATGAACTGAAAACAACGAACTAATAATTAAAACTAAAAATTTTAAAATCGCAATTAAGGTTCCAGATAACTTTAAAAAAGAGCAGGAACAACGCGAATTAAAGGAAATAAAATTTCTGAAAAATGAAATTTTAAGAGCTGAAAATATACTTTCAAATGAAAATTTCTTGAAAAAAGCCCCTAAAACAAAAGTTGATTTAGAGCGTTCTAAACTTCAAAAATTAAAGGAAAAATTGGATTTTTACCACCAAAAAAAATAAAATTATTCTAATTATTCAATTTTAATCGAAAAATTAGAATCAAAATCAGATTCGCTTCCTTCAAAAGGAACAACAAAAGTTTGAGTATAAAACCTAACAAAAGGAAATTCAGAAATTTTGTCTATTATTTCTGTGTTTTTTTCAAAATAGTTATCAGGATTGGAACTTTGTTTATATTCTTTTGTTTTATAAACAAAGTTCATTATCGAAATGTTTGAATCTATTTCATTTTGAGCGTTTGTTTCTTGCTTCAAATTATCGGTTTTTTTGCTAATTTTGAATTTAATTATTTTTTTAGAATAATCCAAACTATCAAAAAT
The sequence above is a segment of the Mesomycoplasma flocculare ATCC 27399 genome. Coding sequences within it:
- a CDS encoding valine--tRNA ligase, whose translation is MKNKYDFKIVENNRYEKWQKKGFFIAPKNAKKPFSIITPPPNVTGQLHLGHSWNAFIQDSLIRFHKLKGYDTLLLPSVDHAGIATQAKVEENLAKQNLSKFDLGREKFIQKCYQWKEKQYLKIKEQWYKLGICYDFSKERFTLDEKAQIAVSHFFVKLWEKNLIYRGEKAINWDIKLQTAISNIEVINKPVEQKMYYLKYFLENSHKFVIVATTRIETISSDVALAINPKDKRYSHLIGKKAINPLTKKLIEIIGDSNVSVDFGSGIMKVSAHSIIDFEIMEKHNLDAKDCIDNFGNLNENVPEFKGVNRFLARDLIAKKLEKEELLVKIETVISNVGFSQRSNEIIEILKKPQWFLKMDKLSQSLVSHLDSKDKIRFYPQNFEKNLKKWFEKIHDWTLSRQLWWGHRIPVWYKNNQFKVQINSPGPGWIQDEDVLDTWFSSGISAFAFLGWPQNYELIKSYFPTSLLVTGWDILFFWVARMYFSSLFAMGEKPFNKVLLHGLIRDEQGRKMSKSLGNGLDPMEIIEKYGSDALRQTLIFNSSPGKDIRFSLEKLNSAWNLNNKLWNIAKYIANLDNSFAKPDFIDLWMENKIHNLKHEIAKNIKKYNFSIIGTEINNFIYGEFSSRYVELIKTRKNGFYARKLLKKILIILHPFIPFLTDFLIEKIFKIELLEQKMPRIKSFKNSEQVENILEIIDSLRAQREKFQISKKLILEYCIIDKNFTKDEINIINKLTFGKWTENNELIIKTKNFKIAIKVPDNFKKEQEQRELKEIKFLKNEILRAENILSNENFLKKAPKTKVDLERSKLQKLKEKLDFYHQKK